Proteins encoded by one window of Juglans regia cultivar Chandler chromosome 15, Walnut 2.0, whole genome shotgun sequence:
- the LOC108982535 gene encoding shikimate kinase 1, chloroplastic-like isoform X2: protein MIFEGMGATSGVAPRFSTLIIGSKMIGRKLNVAVVPLNQRDRKECITKKCDFRPKSACAMQRRLDFQLSLSCNHSQAITVVESGNVSSFDEDCLLKNKAEEVASFLNGRSIFLLGMMGSGKTTVGQVLSTALGYSFIDSDAYVEQAMGGTSVAQIFKHHGESFFRDHESEALWKLSSVPRQVVATGGGVVVRHINWKFMRQGISVFLDVPLDALARRIAIVGTDSRPLLHFDSGDAYTKTFVELFTLKKKRSMAYEDADATVSLLNLAANLHLDDMSDITPTAIAIEALVQIGEFLREENDSARRVHS, encoded by the exons ATGATTTTTGAGGGCATGGGTGCAACGAGTGGTGTAGCGCCGCGATTCTCTACGCTCATAATCGGTTCGAAGATGATTGGAAGGAAGCTAAATGTGGCCGTGGTGCCGTTGAATCAGAGAGACAGAAAGGAATGTATTacaaaaaaatgtgattttcgCCCAAAAAGCGCGTGCGCGATGCAGAGACGGTTGGATTTCCAACTTTCACTCTCTTGTAACCATTCACAAG ctATTACAGTGGTGGAATCTGGAAACGTTTCTTCTTTTGATGAGGACTGTTTGTTAAAG AACAAGGCAGAAGAGGTTGCGTCATTCTTAAATGGACGCTCAATATTTCTTTTGG GAATGATGGGCTCTGGAAAAACAACAGTGGGCCAAGTTCTATCAACAGCATTAGGTTATTCTTTTATTGACAG TGACGCATACGTGGAACAGGCTATGGGTGGAACTTCGGTGGCACAAATATTCAAGCATCATGGGGAGAGTTTCTTCAGAGATCACGAG AGTGAGGCATTGTGGAAATTGTCCTCGGTGCCCAGGCAAGTCGTTGCCACGGGAGGCGGTGTAGTTGTTCGCCATATCAACTG gAAATTTATGAGGCAGGGGATCTCTGTCTTTTTAGATGTGCCCCTTGATGCATTGGCCAGGAGGATTGCCATAGTGGGAACTGACTCTCGCCCTCTTTTGCATTTCGATTCAGGAGATGCTTACACTAAG ACTTTTGTGGAActatttactcttaaaaaaaagagatctATGGCATATGAAGATGCTGATGCTACAGTTTCCCTTCTAA ATCTTGCAGCTAACCTGCATCTTGATGACATGTCTGATATCACACCAACTGCCATAGCAATTGAG GCACTCGTACAAATTGGGGAATTTCTACGGGAAGAAAATGACAGTGCCCGCCGAGTACATTCTTAA
- the LOC108982535 gene encoding shikimate kinase 1, chloroplastic-like isoform X3 produces the protein MTFLLQRMIFEGMGATSGVAPRFSTLIIGSKMIGRKLNVAVVPLNQRDRKECITKKCDFRPKSACAMQRRLDFQLSLSCNHSQAITVVESGNVSSFDEDCLLKNKAEEVASFLNGRSIFLLGMMGSGKTTVGQVLSTALGYSFIDSDAYVEQAMGGTSVAQIFKHHGESFFRDHESEALWKLSSVPRQVVATGGGVVVRHINWKFMRQGISVFLDVPLDALARRIAIVGTDSRPLLHFDSGDAYTKLTCILMTCLISHQLP, from the exons ATG ACGTTTTTGCTGCAAAGAATGATTTTTGAGGGCATGGGTGCAACGAGTGGTGTAGCGCCGCGATTCTCTACGCTCATAATCGGTTCGAAGATGATTGGAAGGAAGCTAAATGTGGCCGTGGTGCCGTTGAATCAGAGAGACAGAAAGGAATGTATTacaaaaaaatgtgattttcgCCCAAAAAGCGCGTGCGCGATGCAGAGACGGTTGGATTTCCAACTTTCACTCTCTTGTAACCATTCACAAG ctATTACAGTGGTGGAATCTGGAAACGTTTCTTCTTTTGATGAGGACTGTTTGTTAAAG AACAAGGCAGAAGAGGTTGCGTCATTCTTAAATGGACGCTCAATATTTCTTTTGG GAATGATGGGCTCTGGAAAAACAACAGTGGGCCAAGTTCTATCAACAGCATTAGGTTATTCTTTTATTGACAG TGACGCATACGTGGAACAGGCTATGGGTGGAACTTCGGTGGCACAAATATTCAAGCATCATGGGGAGAGTTTCTTCAGAGATCACGAG AGTGAGGCATTGTGGAAATTGTCCTCGGTGCCCAGGCAAGTCGTTGCCACGGGAGGCGGTGTAGTTGTTCGCCATATCAACTG gAAATTTATGAGGCAGGGGATCTCTGTCTTTTTAGATGTGCCCCTTGATGCATTGGCCAGGAGGATTGCCATAGTGGGAACTGACTCTCGCCCTCTTTTGCATTTCGATTCAGGAGATGCTTACACTAAG CTAACCTGCATCTTGATGACATGTCTGATATCACACCAACTGCCATAG
- the LOC108982536 gene encoding class I heat shock protein-like produces the protein MAGVGKDNVKVQVEDSNILQISGERVLEKEDKNDKWHRIERRRGSFVRRFRLPDNVNLNEITCKLENGVLTVQVPKKEPDQTAKNVRSIDVA, from the coding sequence ATGGCAGGGGTGGGAAAAGATAATGTGAAGGTGCAGGTGGAAGACAGCAACATTCTGCAGATCAGCGGGGAGAGGGTGTTGGAGAAGGAGGACAAGAACGACAAGTGGCACCGCATCGAGAGGCGGCGGGGAAGCTTTGTCAGGCGGTTCAGGCTGCCGGACAATGTTAACCTGAATGAGATCACATGCAAACTCGAGAATGGAGTGTTGACAGTGCAAGTGCCTAAGAAGGAGCCGGATCAGACTGCCAAGAATGTTAGATCCATCGATGTGGCGTAA
- the LOC108982534 gene encoding cleavage stimulating factor 64-like, with translation MASSQHRCVFVGNIPYDATEEQLIEICQEVGPVVSFRLVIDRETGKPKGYGFCEYKDEETALSARRNLQGYEINGRQLRVDFAENDKGSDRNREQGRGGPGLAANVDPQKQLASSVAHGESVHHQPIGLHIAITAATVMAGALGGAQAGIQSALANDPLTLRLAKMSRSQLNGIISELKLMATQNKELARQLLIARPQLPKALFQAQIMLGMVTPQVLQMPNIRQTSGLATQPPLHDGQQGQPVAVQTLPRPPASAQNKMQSGLMTKVQDNQVAALPQNPVVLHQFSALPQHANNHGAQQATVPLQSAVSTLTAALPQSLGSLSSRSQVQAANSSSPNHQMQPSLLQHSGQVGAANAALFQMANPNTTIKPSLLPRPPLSDAGFQPGPSVSSVTSLAIKKDAEILAQVPDNGTQGLRSNAFSNAPSGSMFGDSLEPVNRPQKLMKMDDGRRTSFSAGSLNVTNTNGPGPSQVSGAGSLPVNPVPKAEGQISQSQLPPDVESVLLQQVLNLTPEQLSLLPPEQQQQVLQLQQVLRRDQIQLS, from the exons ATGGCCTCTTCTCAGCATCGCTGCGTttttg TTGGGAATATACCATATGATGCCACTGAGGAACAGCTTATAGAAATCTGCCAGGAGGTTGGTCCTGTTGTGTCTTTCAG ATTAGTTATTGATAGAGAAACTGGGAAACCAAAAGGTTATGGGTTCTGTGAGTATAAGGATGAAGAGACGGCTCTAAGTGCTCGTCGTAATCTTCAGGGTTATGAGATCAATGGCCGACAATTACGGGTTGATTTTGCTGAAAACGATAAAGGCTCTGACAGAAATCGAGAACAG GGTCGTGGGGGACCCGGACTTGCTGCTAATGTTG ATCCTCAAAAACAGTTAGCCAGCTCAGTGGCCCATGGAGAATCTGTTCACCATCAGCCAATTGGTCTCCATATAGCTATAACTGCGGCAACTGTCATGGCAGGAGCTTTAGGTGGTGCTCAGGCTGGTATACAGTCAGCATTGGCCAATGATCCCTTAACTCTTCGTCTGGCCAAAATGTCTAGGAGTCAGCTGAACGGAATAATATCTGAGCTGAAA TTAATGGCTACACAAAACAAGGAGCTAGCTCGCCAGCTATTGATTGCAAGACCACAGTTGCCAAAAGCTCTTTTTCAG GCACAGATAATGCTAGGAATGGTGACCCCCCAAGTG TTGCAAATGCCAAATATTAGGCAGACTTCAGGTCTAGCCACGCAGCCTCCATTGCATGATGGCCAGCAGGGTCAGCCTGTAGCTGTTCAAACTCTTCCTCGGCCACCTGCTTCTGCACAGAACAAGATGCAGTCTGGGTTGATGACCAAAGTGCAAGATAATCAAGTTGCTGCACTGCCTCAAAATCCTGTAGTTCTCCATCAATTTTCTGCACTCCCACAACATGCAAACAACCATGGTGCACAGCAGGCCACAGTTCCTCTGCAGTCTGCAGTTTCAACTCTTACTGCTGCATTACCCCAATCTTTGGGCAGTTTGTCCTCTAGATCACAAGTACAGGCAGCAAATTCCTCTTCTCCAAACCATCAAATGCAGCCCTCTTTGCTACAACACTCTGGACAGGTCGGGGCAGCCAATGCAGCCCTCTTTCAGATGGCTAATCCAAATACTACCATAAAGCCTTCTCTTCTACCTCGTCCTCCTTTGTCGGATGCAGGCTTTCAG CCTGGCCCTTCGGTATCATCAGTTACTTCACTGGCAATTAAGAAGGATGCTGAAATACTTGCTCAAGTTCCTGACAATGGAACTCAGGGCCTCAGAAGTAATGCATTTTCTAATGCACCTTCAGGGAGCATGTTTGGAGATTCTTTAGAACCAGTTAATCGCCCTCAAAAGCTGATGAAAATGGATGATGGAAGGAGAACATCTTTCTCAGCCGGAAGTTTGAATGTGACCAACACCAATGGACCTGGACCATCCCAAGTTAGTGGAGCTGGCTCATTGCCTGTTAACCCAGTTCCAAAAGCAGAAGGGCAAATTTCTCAG TCACAGCTTCCACCTGATGTGGAGTCTGTCTTACTGCAACAAGTGTTGAACCTAACACCAGAGCAATTGAGTTTATTGCCTCCAGAACAGCAACAACAGGTTCTTCAACTCCAACAGGTTCTTCGGCGAGATCAAATTCAGCTATCTTAG
- the LOC109018485 gene encoding NAC domain-containing protein 17-like, whose protein sequence is MMVKSKSCLEEDMWPPGFRFHPTDEELVLYYLKRKICGRRLKLDIIAEVDVYKWDPEELPGLSILKSGDRQWFFFSSRDRKYPNGGRSNRATSHGYWKATGKDRSITCNSRIVGVKKTLVFYRGRAPNGERTDWVMHEYIVDEEELKRCQNVQEYYALYKLYKKSGPGPKNGEQYGAPFKEEEWVDDECSDFNNSADRDISVKPLNEVTSVSVVRVNGQVQSTLDGFEEFMKRIADETELDQPQTNDYAHNQSQVGEEETQSTMVDPSSREGITNEPSRVLQPSGKLYDVPASFGHRQSATSQLQIHDTLEAISAPNRKENEPLVIHEEDFLEIDDLLNPQPGFDNNKVFENLQFQADGLYEFDRYHDAAMFLHDIGSINSHIVADPYINIIENNIVNQFDYQLQPNLDGAGPIDNQPWTHDQGRNIHTSAESNLGPFIPPPSGIECDPTNIPTKENENGCEDGDAASPFSSALWAFVESIPTTPAAASENALVNRALERMSSFGRVRLNLKKTNVSVGSGAETVRRRAGISKGILLISVIGLVCAILWALIGTNVKVLGTTISS, encoded by the exons ATGATGGTGAAATCAAAGTCCTGCCTCGAGGAAGATATGTGGCCACCGGGGTTTCGGTTTCACCCAACGGACGAGGAGCTTGTGCTGTACTATCTAAAGAGGAAGATCTGTGGGAGAAGGCTTAAGCTCGATATCATCGCCGAGGTCGATGTTTACAAGTGGGACCCCGAGGAATTGCCTG GGCTATCTATACTTAAATCTGGAGATAGGCAATGGTTCTTTTTCAGTTCGAGAGATAGGAAGTACCCTAATGGAGGGCGGTCAAATAGAGCAACCAGCCATGGGTATTGGAAAGCAACAGGAAAGGATCGTAGCATTACCTGCAACTCTCGGATAGTGGGAGTAAAGAAGACCTTGGTTTTCTATAGGGGGCGTGCACCAAATGGGGAGCGCACTGACTGGGTGATGCATGAGTATATTGTGGACGAGGAGGAGCTTAAGAGATGCCAGAATGTACAG GAGTATTATGCTCTTTACAAGCTTTACAAAAAAAGTGGACCTGGTCCTAAAAATGGTGAGCAATATGGGGCTCcatttaaagaagaagaatgggTTGATGATGAATGCTCGGATTTTAACAACTCTGCTGATAGGGATATCTCAGTAAAACCACTAAACGAGGTTACTTCTGTCTCTGTTGTGAGAGTCAATGGTCAAGTCCAGTCTACATTAGATGGATTTGAGGAGTTCATGAAGCGAATTGCAGATGAGACTGAGCTTGACCAGCCACAAACCAATGATTATGCTCACAACCAATCTCAG GTTGGCGAAGAAGAAACACAGAGTACCATGGTGGATCCATCCTCAAGGGAAGGTATCACTAATGAACCTAGCAGAGTGCTGCAACCAAGTGGTAAGCTGTATGATGTGCCGGCCAGCTTTGGCCACAGACAGTCAGCCACTTCTCAACTGCAAATTCACGATACACTGGAGGCTATATCTGCTCCAAATCGTAAAGAAAATGAACCTCTCGTAATACATGAAGAGGACTTCCTGGAAATTGATGATCTCCTCAATCCCCAACCTGGTTTTGACAATAATAAAGTTTTCGAGAACTTGCAGTTTCAGGCTGATGGATTGTATGAGTTTGACCGGTACCATGATGCGGCAATGTTTCTTCATGACATTGGCTCAATCAATTCGCATATAGTTGCAGacccatatataaatatcattgaGAATAATATAGTAAACCAATTTGATTATCAATTGCAACCCAATCTAGATGGTGCTGGTCCGATTGACAATCAGCCATGGACACATGATCAAGGGAGAAACATCCATACGTCTGCAGAATCAAACCTGGGTCCTTTTATTCCACCACCCTCTG GCATCGAATGTGATCCTACAAACATTCCcaccaaagaaaatgaaaatggctGCGAGGATGGTGATGCTGCTAGTCCGTTCTCGTCCGCACTTTGGGCGTTTGTGGAGTCAATACCCACGACTCCTGCAGCGGCTTCGGAGAACGCTTTGGTGAATCGTGCTCTTGAGCGAATGTCTAGCTTTGGTCGGGTTAGATTGAATCTGAAAAAAACAAATGTCTCTGTCGGAAGTGGTGCTGAAACTGTTAGGAGGAGGGCAGGCATTAGCAAGGGAATTTTGTTAATTTCAGTTATTGGATTGGTCTGTGCTATCTTGTGGGCGCTGATTGGAACTAATGTGAAAGTGTTGGGGACAACCATATCCTCCTGA
- the LOC108982535 gene encoding shikimate kinase 1, chloroplastic-like isoform X1, producing the protein MTFLLQRMIFEGMGATSGVAPRFSTLIIGSKMIGRKLNVAVVPLNQRDRKECITKKCDFRPKSACAMQRRLDFQLSLSCNHSQAITVVESGNVSSFDEDCLLKNKAEEVASFLNGRSIFLLGMMGSGKTTVGQVLSTALGYSFIDSDAYVEQAMGGTSVAQIFKHHGESFFRDHESEALWKLSSVPRQVVATGGGVVVRHINWKFMRQGISVFLDVPLDALARRIAIVGTDSRPLLHFDSGDAYTKTFVELFTLKKKRSMAYEDADATVSLLNLAANLHLDDMSDITPTAIAIEALVQIGEFLREENDSARRVHS; encoded by the exons ATG ACGTTTTTGCTGCAAAGAATGATTTTTGAGGGCATGGGTGCAACGAGTGGTGTAGCGCCGCGATTCTCTACGCTCATAATCGGTTCGAAGATGATTGGAAGGAAGCTAAATGTGGCCGTGGTGCCGTTGAATCAGAGAGACAGAAAGGAATGTATTacaaaaaaatgtgattttcgCCCAAAAAGCGCGTGCGCGATGCAGAGACGGTTGGATTTCCAACTTTCACTCTCTTGTAACCATTCACAAG ctATTACAGTGGTGGAATCTGGAAACGTTTCTTCTTTTGATGAGGACTGTTTGTTAAAG AACAAGGCAGAAGAGGTTGCGTCATTCTTAAATGGACGCTCAATATTTCTTTTGG GAATGATGGGCTCTGGAAAAACAACAGTGGGCCAAGTTCTATCAACAGCATTAGGTTATTCTTTTATTGACAG TGACGCATACGTGGAACAGGCTATGGGTGGAACTTCGGTGGCACAAATATTCAAGCATCATGGGGAGAGTTTCTTCAGAGATCACGAG AGTGAGGCATTGTGGAAATTGTCCTCGGTGCCCAGGCAAGTCGTTGCCACGGGAGGCGGTGTAGTTGTTCGCCATATCAACTG gAAATTTATGAGGCAGGGGATCTCTGTCTTTTTAGATGTGCCCCTTGATGCATTGGCCAGGAGGATTGCCATAGTGGGAACTGACTCTCGCCCTCTTTTGCATTTCGATTCAGGAGATGCTTACACTAAG ACTTTTGTGGAActatttactcttaaaaaaaagagatctATGGCATATGAAGATGCTGATGCTACAGTTTCCCTTCTAA ATCTTGCAGCTAACCTGCATCTTGATGACATGTCTGATATCACACCAACTGCCATAGCAATTGAG GCACTCGTACAAATTGGGGAATTTCTACGGGAAGAAAATGACAGTGCCCGCCGAGTACATTCTTAA